One genomic segment of Flagellimonas marinaquae includes these proteins:
- a CDS encoding SprT-like domain-containing protein: MNHTLQKYLPELAVAPCFELIKKHSVHLKIVDHRVTRHGDYRRLPNGMHQITVNASLNKYRFLITLVHEIAHLVAFETYGRRIKPHGEEWKRTFQLLMVPFIRPEVFPSQLLPIIANHFKNPKASSSTDARLSIALKAFDDEERKNSYVYELSEGSIFRLYNGKLFKKGNKKVKRYECVELSTGRLYLFQPNAEVELVKDASG; this comes from the coding sequence GTGAACCATACCCTTCAAAAATACCTGCCTGAACTTGCAGTTGCTCCTTGTTTTGAGCTAATAAAAAAGCACAGTGTCCATCTAAAAATAGTGGATCATAGGGTCACAAGGCATGGGGATTACCGTAGATTGCCCAATGGGATGCATCAAATTACGGTAAACGCTTCATTGAATAAATACCGATTCCTAATTACGCTCGTCCACGAAATAGCGCATTTGGTGGCCTTTGAGACCTACGGTCGTCGAATAAAACCGCACGGGGAAGAATGGAAACGTACCTTTCAACTTTTAATGGTTCCATTTATTCGTCCAGAGGTATTTCCATCCCAACTATTGCCCATAATTGCGAATCATTTTAAAAACCCGAAAGCGAGCAGTAGTACGGACGCTCGATTATCCATCGCTCTCAAGGCTTTTGATGATGAGGAACGTAAAAACAGTTATGTGTACGAGTTGTCCGAAGGAAGTATTTTTAGACTATACAATGGTAAGTTGTTCAAAAAAGGAAATAAAAAAGTAAAACGCTACGAATGTGTGGAGTTATCAACAGGCAGATTATATTTGTTCCAACCCAACGCTGAGGTTGAGCTGGTCAAGGATGCAAGTGGATAA
- a CDS encoding MlaE family ABC transporter permease, which translates to MKYLEAIGKYFIMIWEVFKKPTKWRIMKTLILKEIDELIFGAMGIIIFISFFIGGVVTIQTALNLNNPLLPKSLIGFATRQSVILEFAPTFTSIIMAGKVGSYITSSIGTMRVTEQIDALEVMGINSLNYLVFPKIIATMMYPFAVAISMFVGILGGWVAAVFGGFAPSGDFIQGLQMDFDSYHVTYAFIKSIVFAFVIATVPSYHGFYMKGGALEVGKASTTSFVWTSVVIIISNYVLTQLLLG; encoded by the coding sequence ATGAAATACCTAGAAGCGATTGGAAAATACTTCATCATGATTTGGGAAGTATTTAAAAAACCTACCAAGTGGCGCATAATGAAGACCTTGATCCTCAAGGAAATCGACGAGCTAATTTTTGGTGCTATGGGCATCATCATATTTATATCTTTTTTTATCGGGGGCGTGGTCACTATCCAAACTGCACTGAACTTGAACAATCCCCTTCTGCCAAAAAGTCTGATCGGGTTTGCAACGAGGCAATCGGTCATCTTGGAATTTGCCCCTACTTTCACCTCCATCATCATGGCAGGAAAAGTGGGTTCGTACATTACATCCAGTATTGGTACCATGCGGGTAACCGAGCAGATAGACGCTCTTGAGGTTATGGGAATCAACTCGTTGAACTACCTTGTTTTCCCCAAGATAATAGCAACCATGATGTACCCTTTTGCAGTGGCTATTTCCATGTTTGTCGGTATTTTGGGCGGATGGGTCGCGGCCGTATTTGGTGGTTTTGCACCCAGCGGTGATTTTATACAAGGGCTACAAATGGATTTTGATTCTTACCATGTTACCTATGCCTTTATAAAATCGATCGTGTTCGCCTTTGTGATCGCCACAGTGCCATCTTACCACGGTTTTTACATGAAAGGTGGTGCCTTGGAAGTTGGAAAGGCTAGCACCACATCCTTTGTTTGGACCAGTGTGGTGATCATTATATCGAACTATGTTCTAACTCAATTGTTACTGGGCTGA
- a CDS encoding DUF389 domain-containing protein yields the protein MNENQKNVTAPSGQDSGDEVRKDLKGLLGSVRKFLSELLEIRSNTDAVATKESINADIPFKGHTSWILVCSIFIASIGLNANSTAVVIGAMLISPLMGPILGMGMSLAINDIDTLRRSLKNFTVMVVLSVITAFLFFYLFPLRDESSELLARTKPDIRDVLIAFFGGLALVIARAKKGTIASVIFGVAIATALMPPLCTVGFGLAIGKPWYAAGAMYLFIINTIFIGLATFLVIKYLRFPMVRYANSQRRRMIARLASITGILVMIPAGFTFYQVFQESLFKKQAQEFLQDTVEMYQFNGSGRYVDNLTKLEYVDDGESLVEVVFMGDELIPDNVINTWRTQKNQFSRLKNAELHIIQGGRDDSEEKFNYVSELYEKNKAELLNKDEQIRLLEEELATLTKNVGKQIPFREISAEAKANYENIDALGFSYLIKTDFNKLDTVPVFEVKWKDGLRTDQKQTDAKKMLSWLKLRLQDSTLVIKQVN from the coding sequence ATGAACGAGAATCAAAAAAATGTAACAGCACCTTCCGGACAGGATAGTGGAGACGAAGTAAGAAAAGACCTAAAAGGGCTTTTGGGGAGTGTTCGGAAATTCCTTTCGGAACTTTTGGAAATACGATCCAATACCGATGCTGTTGCCACCAAGGAATCCATAAATGCGGATATACCCTTTAAAGGGCATACCTCCTGGATTTTGGTGTGTTCCATATTTATTGCATCCATCGGGTTAAACGCGAACTCGACAGCTGTGGTGATCGGGGCTATGTTGATCTCCCCACTAATGGGTCCCATTTTGGGAATGGGTATGTCCTTGGCCATCAACGATATTGACACGTTGAGGCGATCCCTAAAGAATTTTACGGTAATGGTGGTGCTCAGTGTTATCACCGCCTTTTTGTTTTTTTACCTTTTTCCGTTAAGGGATGAATCCTCGGAACTTTTAGCGAGGACCAAGCCGGATATCCGTGATGTGCTCATTGCGTTTTTTGGTGGGCTTGCCCTTGTTATTGCAAGGGCCAAAAAAGGGACCATTGCCAGTGTTATCTTCGGTGTGGCGATTGCAACGGCTCTTATGCCGCCACTTTGCACAGTTGGATTTGGTTTGGCGATTGGTAAACCTTGGTATGCGGCTGGGGCCATGTACTTGTTCATAATCAATACAATTTTTATTGGCCTGGCGACATTTTTGGTCATCAAGTACCTGCGTTTTCCTATGGTGCGATATGCCAATTCGCAACGAAGGAGGATGATTGCACGTTTGGCCTCCATTACGGGTATTTTGGTTATGATTCCGGCTGGATTCACATTTTATCAAGTATTTCAGGAATCACTGTTTAAAAAACAGGCACAAGAATTTTTGCAGGATACGGTAGAGATGTACCAGTTCAACGGTTCCGGAAGGTATGTGGATAATTTGACCAAATTGGAATATGTAGATGATGGAGAATCCCTGGTAGAAGTTGTTTTTATGGGTGATGAATTGATTCCTGATAACGTTATCAATACATGGAGAACACAGAAAAATCAATTTTCAAGATTAAAGAATGCCGAACTGCACATTATTCAGGGAGGTAGGGACGATTCCGAGGAAAAATTCAACTATGTGAGTGAATTGTATGAGAAGAACAAAGCTGAATTGCTGAACAAGGATGAACAGATTAGATTGCTTGAAGAAGAACTGGCAACGTTGACCAAAAACGTTGGAAAACAAATCCCATTTCGAGAAATTAGTGCCGAGGCCAAGGCCAATTATGAAAATATTGATGCGCTAGGGTTTTCGTACCTCATTAAAACCGATTTTAACAAACTGGATACCGTCCCCGTATTTGAAGTAAAATGGAAAGACGGGCTACGAACCGATCAAAAGCAAACAGATGCCAAAAAAATGTTGTCCTGGCTAAAACTTCGTTTACAGGATAGCACATTGGTGATCAAACAAGTTAATTAA
- a CDS encoding mannose-1-phosphate guanylyltransferase yields MNKNYYAVLMAGGVGSRFWPVSTTSNPKQFHDMLGTGKTLIQKTFDRLNRFIPTENILILTNERYNDLVLEQLPKVKQEQVVLEPAMRNTAPCILYASLKIQKMNPNALMIVAPSDHWIEDEEAFEKDVIACFDKCEKETALCTLGIQPTFPNTGFGYIEFKKGSDEQLKNVSQFREKPDYETAKEFLAQGNFLWNAGIFMWSVETIVDAFKKYQPSQYKLFGEGISCYNTKEERTFIKENYAKAENISIDYAILEQSKAIYTLPATFDWNDLGTWGALYEKLEKDDADNAVVNAQVVLNNAKGNMIRSPKGKVVVVDGLEDYIIVDKEEVLLIYPKDKQQDIKKVLSQVKDKFGDQFA; encoded by the coding sequence ATGAACAAGAATTATTACGCAGTTTTAATGGCCGGAGGTGTAGGGTCAAGGTTTTGGCCGGTAAGCACAACATCCAATCCAAAACAGTTCCACGATATGTTAGGGACAGGGAAAACATTGATCCAAAAAACGTTTGATCGTTTAAACCGATTTATCCCAACGGAAAACATATTGATCTTGACCAATGAGAGATATAATGATCTTGTTTTGGAACAATTACCAAAGGTAAAACAAGAACAGGTGGTCCTGGAGCCGGCCATGCGCAATACTGCCCCATGTATCTTGTATGCTTCCCTTAAAATCCAAAAAATGAATCCAAATGCGTTGATGATTGTAGCCCCTAGTGATCATTGGATAGAGGATGAGGAAGCATTTGAAAAAGATGTGATCGCTTGTTTTGATAAATGTGAAAAAGAGACGGCTCTCTGCACGCTTGGTATTCAGCCAACGTTTCCGAATACGGGCTTTGGCTACATCGAATTTAAAAAAGGTAGTGACGAGCAACTCAAAAATGTGTCTCAATTCAGGGAAAAGCCGGATTATGAAACCGCCAAGGAGTTTTTGGCTCAGGGCAACTTTCTTTGGAATGCAGGTATTTTTATGTGGAGCGTAGAAACCATTGTGGATGCATTTAAAAAATACCAGCCAAGTCAGTACAAACTATTTGGAGAGGGGATTTCTTGCTACAACACCAAGGAGGAGAGAACCTTTATCAAAGAAAATTATGCCAAGGCAGAAAACATATCCATTGATTATGCTATCTTGGAACAATCCAAGGCCATTTATACACTGCCAGCGACCTTCGACTGGAACGACCTGGGAACTTGGGGCGCTCTGTACGAAAAATTGGAAAAGGACGATGCCGATAATGCAGTGGTCAACGCTCAAGTGGTATTGAACAATGCCAAAGGCAATATGATCAGGTCGCCAAAAGGAAAAGTAGTCGTGGTAGATGGACTGGAAGATTATATTATTGTGGATAAAGAAGAGGTGCTACTAATTTATCCAAAGGACAAACAACAGGATATTAAAAAGGTATTGAGCCAAGTAAAGGATAAATTTGGCGATCAGTTTGCGTAA
- a CDS encoding SDR family NAD(P)-dependent oxidoreductase produces MANIIITGTSRGIGFELVKLFAKEGHQVLALSRNVQPVQRLDLSNVHCFSFDLGNPNDFKKVEAFLEQWNVVDVLINNAGSLLNKPFAETTIEEFERVYKVNVFGVAEMIRTVRHKMGKEGHVVTVSSMGGVQGSMKFPGLSAYSSSKGAVITLTELLAEEYKETGPSFNVLALGAVQTEMLEEAFPGYQAPVTALEMATYIKDFALTGHKLYNGKLLQVSNSTP; encoded by the coding sequence ATGGCAAACATTATTATTACGGGGACAAGCAGGGGAATTGGATTTGAGTTGGTTAAACTTTTTGCCAAAGAGGGACACCAAGTGTTGGCACTCTCACGGAATGTGCAACCAGTTCAGCGTTTGGATTTGTCCAATGTCCATTGTTTTTCGTTTGATTTGGGTAACCCGAACGATTTTAAAAAAGTAGAAGCATTTCTAGAACAATGGAACGTGGTGGATGTGCTGATCAACAATGCGGGAAGTTTATTGAACAAACCCTTTGCGGAGACCACTATCGAGGAGTTTGAGCGAGTTTATAAAGTAAACGTATTTGGGGTGGCGGAGATGATCCGGACTGTTCGTCATAAAATGGGGAAAGAGGGCCATGTGGTCACTGTAAGTTCTATGGGCGGGGTACAGGGCAGCATGAAGTTTCCGGGACTATCCGCATACAGTTCGAGCAAAGGCGCCGTAATTACTTTGACCGAACTTTTGGCAGAGGAATATAAGGAGACAGGCCCAAGTTTTAATGTGTTGGCTTTGGGGGCTGTGCAAACTGAAATGTTGGAAGAGGCATTTCCCGGTTATCAAGCTCCCGTAACAGCTCTGGAAATGGCAACTTACATTAAAGATTTTGCGCTTACGGGCCATAAACTCTACAATGGAAAGTTGTTACAGGTGAGTAACAGTACCCCGTAG
- a CDS encoding ABC transporter ATP-binding protein, translating into MIQVENIHKSFGGNHVLKGISTEFETGKTNLIIGQSGSGKTVFIKCLLGLFEPDEGQICYNGQYYSELSTKERRNLRQEMGMVFQGSALFDSMTVEGNVMFPLDMFTNQSQSEKQDRVDFVLKRVNLIDAHKRYPAEISGGMQKRVAIARAIVMNPKYLFCDEPNSGLDPKTAILIDNLIQEITQEYNITTVINTHDMNSVMEIGEKIIFLKNGIKEWEGTNKEIFKTDNQSVTDFVYSSELFKKVRQMYIEERN; encoded by the coding sequence ATGATACAAGTAGAAAACATTCATAAATCGTTCGGGGGCAACCACGTTCTTAAAGGAATCTCCACCGAGTTCGAAACAGGAAAAACAAACTTGATCATTGGGCAAAGTGGCTCGGGAAAAACAGTTTTTATAAAATGTTTACTTGGTCTATTTGAGCCCGATGAAGGGCAAATTTGCTACAATGGGCAATACTACTCCGAACTATCTACCAAAGAACGGCGAAACTTGCGCCAAGAAATGGGCATGGTTTTTCAAGGCAGTGCCCTTTTTGATTCGATGACAGTAGAGGGCAATGTTATGTTTCCCTTGGATATGTTCACCAACCAATCACAGTCGGAAAAGCAAGACAGGGTAGATTTTGTCCTGAAACGCGTCAACTTGATCGATGCCCATAAAAGATATCCCGCCGAAATTTCCGGTGGAATGCAAAAAAGGGTGGCCATTGCCAGGGCGATCGTGATGAATCCAAAATATTTGTTTTGCGATGAACCAAATTCCGGTCTCGACCCAAAAACGGCCATTTTAATCGATAACCTGATTCAAGAAATTACCCAAGAATACAATATTACCACGGTGATAAACACCCACGATATGAACTCGGTTATGGAAATTGGGGAAAAAATCATTTTTTTAAAGAATGGAATCAAAGAATGGGAAGGCACCAATAAAGAAATCTTTAAAACCGACAACCAATCCGTTACCGATTTTGTCTATTCCTCCGAGCTTTTCAAAAAAGTAAGACAAATGTATATCGAAGAACGGAATTGA